The following are encoded together in the Ictidomys tridecemlineatus isolate mIctTri1 chromosome X, mIctTri1.hap1, whole genome shotgun sequence genome:
- the Slc10a3 gene encoding P3 protein produces the protein MMFRRGRGSSQQWPGLRGECGCTGHLGMLRAALLLISLPWGTQGMASANLSTALGHTVPLTEGRYLSIGDGSVMEFEFPEESEGIIVISSQYPGQANGTGPGPTLKVTSLDTEVLTIKNVSAITWGGGGGFVVSIHSGLAGLAPLHIQLVEPHEASPMLIEERRDFCIKVSPTEDTPATLSTSLVHFSENPILYMLLPLIFVNKCSFGCKVELEVLKGLLQSPQPMLLGLLGQFLVMPLYAFLMAKVFMLPKALALGLIITCSSPGGGGSYLFSLLLGGDVTLAISMTFISTVAATGFLPLSSALYSYLLSIHETLHVPISKILGTLLFIAIPIAAGVVIKSKLPKFSQLLLQVIKPFSFVLILGGLFLAYRMGVFILAGVRLPIVLVGLTVPLVGLLVGYCLATCLKLPVAQRRTVSIEVGVQNSLLALAMLQLSLRRLQADYASQAPFIVALSGTSEMLALVIGHFIYSNLFPVP, from the coding sequence ATGATGTTCAGGAGGGGTAGGGGCAGCTCTCAGCAGTGGCCTGGCCTGAGAGGGGAGTGTGGTTGCACAGGCCACCTAGGCATGCTCAGAGCTGCCCTGCTGCTCATCAGCTTACCATGGGGGACCCAAGGGATGGCCAGTGCCAACCTCAGCACTGCTCTGGGCCACACTGTGCCATTGACAGAGGGTCGTTACTTGAGCATTGGAGATGGCTCTGTGATGGAGTTTGAGTTTCCTGAGGAGAGTGAGGGCATCATTGTGATCTCAAGCCAATACCCAGGCCAGGCAAATGGAACAGGGCCTGGCCCCACACTGAAGGTCACATCCCTCGACACAGAGGTGCTGACCATCAAGAATGTGAGTGCCATAAcctggggtggtgggggtggcTTTGTTGTAAGCATCCACTCAGGTCTGGCTGGACTGGCTCCACTCCATATCCAGCTCGTGGAACCTCATGAGGCCTCACCCATGCTGATTGAGGAGCGGAGAGATTTCTGCATCAAGGTGTCACCTACTGAAGATACCCCTGCTACCCTCAGCACCAGCCTGGTCCACTTCTCGGAGAACCCAATACTCTACATGCTCTTGCCTCTTATCTTTGTCAACAAGTGTTCATTTGGTTGTAAAGTGGAACTTGAGGTTCTGAAGGGGCTCCTGCAGAGCCCCCAGCCCATGCTTTTGGGCCTCTTGGGCCAGTTTCTGGTCATGCCCTTGTATGCTTTTCTGATGGCCAAAGTCTTCATGTTGCCCAAGGCCCTGGCTTTGGGCCTCATCATTACCTGCTCATCACCTGGAGGTGGGGGGAGCTACCTCTTTAGCCTCCTTCTTGGAGGGGACGTCACCCTGGCCATCTCCATGACTTTCATCTCAACTGTAGCTGCCACTGGTTTCCTGCCACTGTCCTCAGCCCTCTACAGCTATCTTCTCAGCATCCATGAAACTCTCCATGTGCCCATCTCCAAGATCCTGGGGACCCTGCTATTCATTGCCATCCCTATTGCAGCAGGAGTGGTGATCAAGTCCAAGCTCCCCAAGTTCTCTCAGCTGCTGCTTCAGGTCATCAAGCCCTTCAGCTTTGTGCTCATCCTGGGTGGCCTCTTCCTGGCTTACCGCATGGGGGTATTCATCCTGGCAGGAGTCAGGCTACCCATTGTACTGGTGGGCCTCACTGTGCCCCTGGTTGGCCTCTTGGTGGGCTACTGCCTGGCCACGTGCCTAAAGCTGCCAGTGGCCCAGCGGCGGACGGTCAGCATTGAGGTAGGGGTGCAAAACAGCCTACTGGCTTTGGCCATGCTACAGCTGTCCCTTCGCCGCCTTCAAGCAGACTATGCCTCCCAGGCCCCCTTCATTGTGGCCCTGAGTGGTACCTCGGAGATGTTGGCCTTGGTCATTGGCCACTTTATCTATAGCAACCTGTTCCCAGTTCCATGA